A window of Excalfactoria chinensis isolate bCotChi1 chromosome Z, bCotChi1.hap2, whole genome shotgun sequence contains these coding sequences:
- the PSAT1 gene encoding phosphoserine aminotransferase isoform X1, producing MMEGGRQVANFGAGPAKLPRSVLLAAQKELVDYKGLGISVLEMSHRTSDFSKILNTAENLLRELLNIPENYKVIFLQGGGSGQFSAVPLNLIGLKEGRHADYVVTGAWSAKAAKEAEKYAKVNIVHPKLSAYTNIPDPATWNLNPDASYVYYCANETVHGVEFDFVPDVKGAVLVCDMSSNFLSRPVDVSKFGVIFAGAQKNVGCAGVTVVIVREDLLGFALKECPVVMDYKTQAANGSLYNTPPCYSIYIMGLVLEWIKNNGGAAAMDKLSLIKSRMIYDIIDNSNGFYVCPVEKKNRSRMNVPFRIGSNKGDEALEKKFLEKAVELNMISLKGHRSVGGIRASLYNAVTVEDVQKLATFMRSFMQTHQS from the exons ATGATGGAAGGGGGGCGGCAGGTGGCGAACTTCGGCGCTGGGCCGGCCAAGCTGCCGCGCTCT GTATTATTAGCAGCTCAGAAAGAATTGGTGGACTACAAAGGACTTGGTATTAGTGTTCTGG AAATGAGCCATCGGACCTCAGATTTCTCAAAGATTTTAAATACAGCTGAAAACCTGTTGCGTGAATTACT AAACATACCAGAAAACTACAAAGTTATTTTCCTCCAAGGAGGTGGATCTGGCCAGTTCAGTGCAGTCCCACTAAACCTCATTGGCTTAAAGGAGGGAAGACATGCGGATTATGTGGTTACTGGAGCTTGGTCAGCAAAAGCTGCTAAGGAAGCAGAGAAGTATGCCAAAGTAAATATCGTTCATCCAAAACTATCAGCCTATACAA ACATTCCTGACCCAGCCACTTGGAATCTCAATCCAGATGCATCATACGTGTATTACTGTGCTAATGAGACTGTTCATGGTGTGGAGTTTGACTTTGTACCTGATGTCAAAGGAGCAGTCTTAGTTTGTGATATGTCATCAAATTTCCTGTCGAGGCCTGTGGATGTTTCCAAG tTTGGTGTGATTTTTGCTGGTGCTCAGAAGAATGTTGGTTGTGCTGGAGTTACTGTTGTAATAGTGCGTGAGGACTTGCTGGGATTCGCACTGAAGGAATGCCCTGTAGTAATGGATTACAAAACACAAGCAGCAAATGGCTCTTTATATAACACTCCACCATGCTACAG tATCTATATCATGGGACTGGTACTGGAGTGGATAAAGAACAATGGTGGAGCTGCAGCCATGGATAAACTTAGTTTAATAAAATCACGAATGATTTATGATATTATAGATAACTCTAATGGATTCTACGT ATGTCCAGTGGAGAAGAAGAACCGAAGCAGAATGAACGTCCCCTTCCGCATTGGTAGTAACAAGGGTGATGAAGCCTTGGAAAAGAAATTCCTTGAGAAAGCTGTGGAACTTAACATGATATCTCTGAAAGGACATCG